In one Zobellia galactanivorans genomic region, the following are encoded:
- a CDS encoding GNAT family N-acetyltransferase, which translates to MKIHIKSFEELTTTELYELLKIRSEIFVVEQDCVYLDIDGKDQKALHVIGKRNNEIVAYTRIFKGGDYFEEASIGRVVVKASERKYGYGKEIVKASIHAIEDHFKERRIKVSAQLYLERFYHTLGFNQIGDGYLEDGIPHIAMIRNK; encoded by the coding sequence ATGAAAATACATATAAAATCGTTTGAAGAACTAACGACAACGGAGCTTTATGAGCTACTTAAGATAAGAAGCGAAATATTCGTTGTTGAACAAGATTGCGTGTATTTGGATATCGACGGCAAAGACCAGAAGGCCCTGCACGTCATAGGAAAGAGAAACAATGAAATTGTAGCGTATACACGTATTTTTAAAGGGGGGGATTATTTTGAAGAGGCCAGTATCGGTAGGGTAGTGGTCAAGGCTTCAGAAAGAAAATACGGCTACGGAAAAGAAATCGTTAAGGCTTCAATACATGCCATAGAAGATCATTTTAAGGAAAGGCGTATAAAGGTATCGGCACAATTGTACCTTGAACGTTTTTATCACACCTTAGGCTTCAATCAAATAGGCGATGGTTATCTCGAAGATGGTATACCCCATATTGCAATGATCAGAAATAAGTAA
- a CDS encoding cation diffusion facilitator family transporter yields MGNLHDRSHGHSHSDLKGRNLIISIFLNLLITVCQVIGGLVSGSLSLLSDALHNFSDVLSLIVSYIATLLAKKEASTNRTFGYKRAEIIAAFINAATLIVVAIILIKEASERFLQPQKVESDLVIWLSLLGIAANGFSVLLLKKDSQSSMNMKSAYLHLLTDMLASVAVLIGGLVMKFYEVYWVDAALTLVIALYLIFVGYDLLKESTRVLMLFTPNTIQVRQIVEEVGMIDSVKNIHHIHIWQLNENEVHLEAHVDFKEDIKLSEFDKVLGQIEEIVYHKFGINHVTIQPEYGKSDSKQIIVQD; encoded by the coding sequence GCATTCCGATTTAAAGGGAAGAAACCTAATCATATCTATTTTCCTGAACCTGTTGATAACGGTTTGTCAAGTTATTGGGGGCCTCGTTTCAGGTAGTTTGTCCTTGCTTTCGGATGCCTTGCACAATTTTAGTGATGTACTTTCTCTTATCGTTAGTTATATCGCTACGTTGCTAGCCAAAAAAGAGGCCTCTACCAATAGAACTTTCGGCTATAAACGCGCCGAGATCATTGCTGCCTTTATCAATGCGGCTACATTGATCGTAGTGGCCATTATTTTAATCAAAGAAGCTTCGGAACGTTTTTTGCAACCCCAAAAGGTAGAATCGGACCTGGTTATTTGGCTTTCGTTATTGGGTATTGCCGCCAATGGTTTTAGTGTACTGTTGTTGAAAAAAGATTCACAGAGCAGTATGAACATGAAATCTGCCTATTTGCATCTGTTAACGGATATGTTGGCTTCCGTAGCGGTACTTATCGGTGGCTTGGTAATGAAATTTTATGAAGTATATTGGGTAGATGCGGCCTTAACCCTGGTGATTGCCCTTTACCTGATTTTTGTAGGGTATGATTTATTAAAGGAATCGACCCGGGTCTTAATGCTCTTTACACCTAATACCATTCAGGTTCGGCAAATTGTCGAAGAGGTAGGCATGATCGATTCGGTGAAGAATATACATCATATTCATATCTGGCAATTAAATGAAAATGAGGTACACCTAGAGGCGCATGTAGATTTCAAGGAAGACATCAAGCTTTCAGAGTTTGACAAGGTTTTAGGGCAAATAGAGGAAATTGTATATCACAAATTCGGTATCAACCACGTTACTATACAGCCTGAATACGGTAAGAGTGATAGCAAACAGATAATAGTTCAAGATTGA